One Palaemon carinicauda isolate YSFRI2023 chromosome 4, ASM3689809v2, whole genome shotgun sequence DNA segment encodes these proteins:
- the LOC137639634 gene encoding uncharacterized protein, whose translation MTLRSALNFCIEVWMKDENLLKTTVFASVVWAITILQKGVSIDGSARHVIKGILPLCTLRILGCLTATVQLCRKVVHSLKVQVKVVLMVKMVLKVFTQKDIPVNHDQIPRYEMLKDWPHLSSVFNKISVYQPELDIGILIGSNCPTALQPLEVVPTSGYGPFAVRYLHGGTVNGPVHVKVSSNGVSCHRLLVSDVQHVTDCITVESIRKYFELDFPERDLGSVPDERGLSFEDTRFVKRCQDDIEFRDGHFQLPIPLRDCNVNLPNNKKQAVSRAKWQRRKMKNSEDYRQQYTAFMDKLFEKGYDYKIPDDEVNKIPFWYLPHHTVFPPKKGKIRVVFYFSAKFEGVSLNDVLLQGPNLTNSLTGVLIRFRQEVYAFIGDIEAMFFQIKIPPENQEYVRLLWWPNGDTNRPLAEFRMAVHIFGAISSPSIANTALKATADKADEKYDSTVGNTIRHNFYVDDCLMSCADVPTVVKLVKDLVSATGEGGFRLTKFVSNSSDVLKALPAKDCSVEGDKFNLDVESLMTKALGMLWDLKEDSFKFSIELKDNPFTRRGLLSTISSFYDPLGLLSPIILPAKKLLQELCQVESLDWHERIPDELAERWQHWIQGLHLLEQLSILKVGGRIRRSDIPRYAKHPILLPKKHHVTTLLIRHEHELLAHSGRNHVLSNLRQKYWIINANATVRNVLFHCVTCRKLKEPALSQKMANLTADRLEPSPPFSNVGIDLFGPYYIKEGRKEGVKESHPKVIRCDNGTNFHGAERELKAALDEMEEKKIEKYLSHLHIEWKFNPPAASHMGGCWERKIRTVRKVLSALVKEFGERLNDESLRTLLCEVESIVNSRPLTTVSDSVDDLEPLIPNHLLIPKSYVIPPPGLFQKDDVYMRRRWRCVQYLTNLFWSRFRKEFLSTLQTRQKWNEPRRNLIVGDVVLVSSDIEPRNHWPMGRVLEVYPGDKGTIRSAKIKTLSSVIVRPIQKLVLLVEG comes from the exons ATGACCTTGAGGAGTGCCCTCAATTTCTGCATAGAAGTGTGGATGAAAGACGAGAATTTGTTGAAGACAACCGTTTTTGCTTCAGTTGTTTGGGCAATAACCATACTTCAAAAAGGTGTCTCAATCGACGGCAGTGCAAGACATGTAATAAAAGGCATCCTACCACTCTGCACATTGAGAATTTTAGGATGCTTGACAGCAACAGTGCAATTGTGTCGCAAGGTAGTGCACAGTCTGAAAGTACAGGTTAAGGTTGTGCTAATGGTCAAGATGGTACTCAAG GTATTCACACAAAAGGATATTCCTGTTAATCATGATCAAATTCCAAGGTATGAAATGTTAAAGGATTGGCCTCATTTATCAAGTGTTTTTAATAAGATTTCAGTGTATCAGCCAGAGTTAGACATAGGAATTTTGATAGGTAGTAACTGCCCAACAGCTTTACAACCTTTAGAGGTTGTACCCACTTCAGGTTATGGCCCCTTTGCAGTAAGATATTTGCATGGAGGGACAGTTAATGGGCCTGTACATGTTAAGGTTAGTTCAAATGGGGTTTCATGTCACAGGTTACTTGTATCTGATGTTCAACATGTTACTGACTGTATTACTGTTGAAAGTATTAGGAAGTACTTTGAGTTAGATTTTCCAGAAAGGGATCTTGGGTCAGTTCCTGATGAGCGTGGCTTATCTTTTGAGGACACAAGATTTGTGAAAAGGTGCCAGGATGACATTGAATTTAGAGATGGTCACTTTCAGCTACCCATACCTCTCAGAGATTGCAATGTGAATCTTCCTAACAATAAGAAGCAGGCTGTTAGCAGAGCTAAGTGgcaaaggaggaagatgaagaatagtgaagattacagacagcAGTACACAGCATTCATGGACAAGTTGTTTGAAAAAGGCTATGATTACAAGATCCCGGATGATGAGGTCAATAAGATTCCTTTTTGGTATCTTCCTCATCACACAGTTTTTCCTCCTAAGAAAGGGAAGATTAGGGTTGTTTTTTACTTTAGTGCCAAGTTTGAAGGTGTGTCATTAAATGATGTTCTGCTACAGGGTCCAAACCTCACCAATTCATTGACGGGAGTACTCATTAGATTCCGGCAGGAGGTTTATGCATTCATTGGAGATATTGAAGCTATGTTCTTTCAAATAAAGATTCCACCTGAGAATCAGGAATATGTTAGAttattgtggtggcctaatggtgacACCAATCGACCTCTTGCAGAATTCCGAATGGCTGTTCACATTTTCGGAGCAATCTCATCACCAAGTATTGCAAATACTGCATTGAAGGCCACAGCAGACAAAGCAGATGAGAAGTATGATTCAACTGTTGGcaacaccataaggcacaatttctATGTTGATGACTGTTTGATGTCATGTGCTGATGTTCCTACAGTAGTGAAGTTGGTGAAGGATTTGGTATCTGCAACTGGTGAAGGAGGATTTAGGTTAACTAAATTTGTCAGCAATTCAAGTGATGTCCTTAAAGCTTTGCCTGCTAAAGATTGTTCGGTTGAAGGTGACAAGTTTAATCTTGAcgtggagagtttaatgacaaaaGCCTTAGGAATGTTATGGGACCTTAAAGAAGACTCATTTAAGTTCTCAATTGAGCTCAAGGATAATCCATTCACCAGAAGAGGATTGTTATCAACTATCTCATCATTTTATGATCCCCTTGGGTTGCTCTCTCCAATCATCTTACCGGCCAAGAAACTGTTACAAGAATTGTGTCAAGTTGAGAGTTTGGACTGGCATGAGAGGATTCCAGATGAGCTAGCTGAAAGGTGGCAACATTGGATACAAGGTCTTCATTTACTGGAGCAGCTTTCAATATTGAAGGTTGGAGGTAGGATAAGAAGGTCTGACATTCCACGGTATGCCAAACATCCCATACTGTTACCAAAGAAGCATCATGTGACTACATTGTTGATACGACATGAGCATGAATTATTAGCTCATTCAGGTAGAAACCATGTTCTCTCAAATCTAAGGCAGAAGTATTGGATCATCAATGCTAATGCAACAGTCAGGAATGTGTTATTTCATTGCGTTACTTGCAGGAAGTTGAAAGAACCAGCTTTGAGTCAAAAGATGGCTAATCTTACAGCAGACAGATTGGAACCTTCACCACCATTCAGTAATGttggtattgacctctttggaccctattacatcaaggaaggaaggaaggaaggagttaAAGAG AGTCATCCTAAGGTTATCAGATGTGATAATGGAACCAACTTCCATGGGGCTGAGAGAGAACTTAAGGCAGCTCTTGAtgagatggaggaaaagaagattgagaagtatttgtcgcatcttcatattgaatggaaattcaatccaCCTGCAGCAAGCCACATGGGTGGTTGTTGGGAGCGCAAAATCAGAACAGTTAGGAAAGTGTTGTCTGCACTGGTGAAGGAATTTGGTGAAAGGCTAAATGATGAAAGTTTAAGGACTCTACTTTGTGAGGTTGAGAGCATCGTCAATTCAAGACCGTTAACCACTGTAAGTGACAGCGTAGATGACCTTGAGCCACTAATTCCAAACCATTTGTTGATTCCAAAATCTTATGTGATCCCTCCCCCTGGCTTGTTTCAAAAGGATGATGTTTACATGAGGAGAAGGTGGAGATGCGTTCAATATCTGACCAACCTGTTTTGGTCAAGATTTAGAAAAGAGTTTTTGAGCACTTTACAGACTAGACAAAAGTGGAATGAACcaagaagaaatctaattgttgGCGATGTGGTCTTGGTAAGTAGTGACATTGAGCCAAGGAATCACTGGCCAATGGGGCGAGTGCTAGAAGTATACCCTGGTGACAAAGGAACAATTCGCAGTGCCAAGATTAAGACACTTTCTTCGGTTATTGTCCGTCCTATTCAGAAGCTAGTGTTATTAGTTGAAGGctag